In the genome of Streptomyces collinus, one region contains:
- a CDS encoding DUF4760 domain-containing protein: MDSSVVFNVATTAIAVVAVVTSIVFSTRQARIAKHANHISVLIDLLREFRSAEFHEQHDYVCTRLGAEHDPADGVRGLPAEAKTAFCSVVYYYQSFANLAVFGLLDQTLLVTVLRTRIVSVWKAVRPFVERERELRGEGSTGTYLSTFEELARLAADLPPQHVRDQMAEARRRLPRNRLLG; the protein is encoded by the coding sequence ATGGACAGTTCTGTCGTCTTCAACGTCGCGACCACGGCCATCGCCGTCGTCGCAGTGGTGACCTCCATCGTGTTCAGCACACGGCAGGCCCGCATCGCGAAGCACGCCAACCACATTTCGGTGCTGATCGATCTGCTCCGGGAGTTCCGGTCCGCCGAGTTCCACGAACAGCACGACTACGTGTGCACCCGCCTGGGGGCCGAGCACGACCCGGCGGACGGAGTACGCGGGTTACCGGCCGAGGCCAAGACGGCCTTCTGCAGCGTCGTGTACTACTACCAGTCCTTCGCCAACCTCGCTGTCTTCGGTCTGCTCGACCAGACGCTGCTGGTCACGGTCCTGCGCACGCGGATCGTCTCGGTCTGGAAGGCCGTCCGGCCGTTCGTGGAGCGGGAGAGGGAGCTGCGGGGCGAGGGCAGCACCGGAACGTACCTGTCGACCTTCGAGGAACTGGCCCGGCTGGCGGCGGACCTGCCCCCGCAGCACGTCCGCGACCAGATGGCCGAGGCCCGGCGAAGACTCCCGCGCAACAGGCTCTTGGGGTGA
- a CDS encoding ABC transporter ATP-binding protein codes for MTPKRGWARRLWAYAWRHPKDVVLALGSSLAGMAVMALVPLITKVIIDDVISDHRRSMTTWAGLLIAAALVVYVLTYVRRYYGGRLALDVQHDLRTEMYGTITRLDGRRQDELSTGQVVGRATSDLQLIQGLLFMLPMTIGNFMLFLISLVIMAWLSVPLTLVALAVAPAIWWIAKRSRTRLHPSTWYAQAQAAAVAGVVDGAVSGVRVVKGFGQEEQETGKLREVGRRLFAGRLRTIRLNSVYTPALQAVPALGQVAMLALGGWLAVRGHITLGTFVAFSTYLAQLVGPVRMLAVVLTVGQQARAGTERVLELIDTEPSIEDGHKDLPADAPATVEFDDVSFGYDDAPGAAGSVLDGLSFEIRPGETLAVVGSSGSGKSTVSLLLPRFYDVTRGAVLVGGHDVRELTTESLRAAIGLVPEDSFLFSDTVRNNIAYGRPDATQEEIEKAARAAQADRFISELPDGYDTTVGEHGLTLSGGQRQRVALARAILSDPRLLVLDDATSAVDARVEHEIHEALKGVMRGRTTLLIAHRRSTLNLADRIAVLDGGRLADLGTHEELQERSALYRRLLTDPDELGAVSPGHTQPACPREDTSVRDELDAEFDAERGVTPRLWTGDRERKDLALAESPATPELLAQVEALPPAADVPDIDESKAVRPEASYGLRRLLGGFGLPLLVSLALVATDAGMGLLLPVLIRHGIDSGVTQAALGAVWAAALLGLLTVAVQWAAQIGEIRMTGRTGERVLYSLRLKIFSQLQRLGLDYYERELTGRIMTRMTTDVDALSTFLQTGLVTAFVSVVTFFGIMVALMVIDVELALVVFATLPPLIIATFFFRRASVKAYELARERVSVVNADLQESVSGLRIVQAFRRERDGERRFGGRSADYREARIRGQWLISVYFPFVQFLSSVAAAAVLIVGGARVDAGTLAIGSLVAYLLYIDLFFAPVQQLSQVFDGYQQATVSLGRIQELLREPTSTKSADEPVEVLSLRGDIAFEDVHFAYGAADEGEAALGGVDLRIPAGQTVAFVGETGAGKSTLVKLVARFYDPTGGRVTVDGSDLRDLDLTSYRHRLGVVPQEAYLFQGTVRDAIAYGRPDATDAEVEAAARAVGAHDMIATLEGGYLHEVAERGRNLSAGQRQLIALARAELVDPDVLLLDEATAALDLATEAQVNQATDRLAGRRTTLVVAHRLTTAARADRVVVMDHGRVAEDGTHEELLARGGRYAQLWRTFIGAAEPEEPVGASR; via the coding sequence GTGACACCGAAACGGGGATGGGCACGACGACTGTGGGCCTATGCATGGCGCCACCCGAAGGACGTCGTGCTCGCCCTCGGCTCCTCGCTGGCCGGCATGGCCGTCATGGCCCTCGTCCCGCTGATCACCAAGGTGATCATCGACGACGTCATCAGCGACCACAGAAGGTCCATGACCACCTGGGCCGGTCTCCTCATCGCCGCCGCGCTGGTCGTCTACGTCCTCACCTACGTCCGCCGCTACTACGGCGGCCGTCTCGCCCTCGACGTCCAGCACGACCTGCGGACGGAGATGTACGGCACGATCACCCGGCTCGACGGCCGCCGCCAGGACGAGCTGTCCACCGGCCAGGTCGTCGGCCGCGCCACCAGCGATCTCCAGCTCATCCAGGGCCTGCTCTTCATGCTCCCGATGACCATCGGGAACTTCATGCTCTTCCTGATCTCCCTGGTGATCATGGCCTGGCTGTCCGTGCCGCTGACCCTGGTCGCCCTGGCGGTGGCGCCCGCCATCTGGTGGATCGCCAAGCGCAGCCGCACCCGGCTGCACCCCTCCACCTGGTACGCCCAGGCCCAGGCCGCCGCCGTCGCGGGCGTGGTCGACGGCGCCGTCAGCGGCGTACGCGTGGTGAAGGGCTTCGGGCAGGAGGAGCAGGAGACCGGCAAGCTCCGGGAGGTCGGCCGGCGGCTGTTCGCGGGCCGCCTGCGCACCATCCGCCTGAACTCCGTCTACACCCCGGCCCTCCAGGCCGTCCCCGCGCTCGGCCAGGTCGCGATGCTGGCCCTCGGCGGCTGGCTTGCGGTGCGCGGGCACATCACGCTCGGCACGTTCGTCGCCTTCTCCACCTACCTCGCCCAGCTGGTCGGCCCGGTCCGCATGCTCGCGGTGGTGCTCACCGTCGGCCAGCAGGCTCGGGCCGGCACCGAGCGCGTCCTGGAACTGATCGACACCGAGCCGTCGATCGAGGACGGCCACAAGGATTTGCCCGCCGACGCCCCCGCGACGGTCGAGTTCGACGACGTCTCCTTCGGCTACGACGACGCCCCCGGCGCGGCCGGCAGCGTCCTCGACGGACTGTCCTTCGAGATCCGCCCCGGCGAGACCCTCGCCGTCGTCGGCTCCTCCGGCTCCGGCAAGTCCACGGTCTCCCTCCTGCTGCCGCGCTTCTACGACGTCACCCGCGGGGCCGTCCTGGTCGGCGGGCACGACGTGCGCGAGCTGACCACCGAGTCGCTGCGCGCCGCGATCGGCCTCGTCCCCGAGGACTCGTTCCTCTTCTCCGACACCGTCCGCAACAACATCGCCTACGGCCGCCCCGACGCCACCCAGGAGGAGATCGAGAAGGCCGCCCGGGCCGCCCAGGCGGACCGTTTCATCAGTGAGCTCCCCGACGGCTACGACACCACCGTCGGCGAGCACGGCCTCACCCTCTCCGGCGGCCAGCGCCAGCGCGTCGCCCTCGCCCGCGCCATCCTCAGCGACCCGCGCCTGCTGGTCCTGGACGACGCCACCTCCGCCGTGGACGCCCGCGTGGAGCACGAGATCCACGAGGCCCTGAAGGGCGTCATGCGGGGCCGCACGACCCTGCTGATCGCCCACCGCCGCTCCACCCTGAACCTCGCCGACCGCATCGCCGTCCTGGACGGCGGCCGCCTCGCCGACCTCGGCACCCACGAGGAACTCCAGGAGCGGTCCGCCCTCTACCGGCGCCTGCTCACCGACCCGGACGAGCTGGGCGCGGTCTCCCCGGGCCACACCCAGCCGGCCTGCCCCCGGGAGGACACCTCCGTACGGGACGAGCTCGACGCCGAGTTCGACGCCGAGCGCGGGGTCACCCCGCGGCTGTGGACCGGCGACCGCGAGCGCAAGGACCTGGCCCTCGCCGAGAGCCCCGCCACCCCCGAGCTGCTCGCCCAGGTCGAGGCGCTGCCCCCGGCGGCCGACGTCCCGGACATCGACGAGTCGAAGGCGGTCCGGCCCGAGGCGTCCTACGGCCTGCGCCGCCTGCTGGGCGGCTTCGGGCTGCCGTTGCTGGTCAGCCTCGCCCTGGTCGCCACCGACGCGGGCATGGGCCTGCTGCTGCCCGTGCTGATCCGGCACGGCATCGACTCCGGCGTCACCCAGGCCGCGCTCGGCGCGGTGTGGGCGGCGGCACTGCTGGGACTGCTGACGGTCGCGGTGCAGTGGGCGGCCCAGATCGGTGAGATCCGGATGACCGGGCGCACCGGTGAGCGGGTGCTGTACTCGCTCCGGCTGAAGATCTTCTCCCAGCTCCAGCGCCTCGGGCTCGACTACTACGAGCGCGAGCTGACCGGGCGGATCATGACCCGGATGACGACCGACGTCGACGCGCTGTCGACGTTCCTCCAGACGGGCCTGGTCACGGCCTTCGTCTCGGTCGTCACCTTCTTCGGGATCATGGTGGCGCTCATGGTGATCGACGTGGAGCTGGCACTGGTCGTCTTCGCGACGCTGCCGCCGCTGATCATCGCCACCTTCTTCTTCCGCCGCGCGAGCGTGAAGGCGTACGAGCTGGCCCGCGAACGCGTGTCGGTGGTGAACGCGGACCTCCAGGAGTCGGTGTCCGGGCTGCGGATCGTGCAGGCGTTCCGGCGCGAGCGGGACGGCGAGCGGCGGTTCGGCGGACGCAGCGCCGACTACCGTGAGGCCCGCATCCGGGGCCAGTGGCTGATCTCGGTGTACTTCCCCTTCGTGCAGTTCCTGTCGTCGGTGGCCGCGGCGGCCGTGCTGATCGTGGGCGGGGCCCGGGTCGACGCCGGGACGCTGGCCATCGGCTCGCTGGTGGCGTACCTGCTCTACATCGACCTCTTCTTCGCGCCCGTGCAGCAGCTCTCCCAGGTCTTCGACGGCTATCAGCAGGCGACCGTGTCGCTCGGCCGCATCCAGGAGCTGCTGCGGGAGCCGACGTCGACGAAGTCCGCCGACGAACCCGTGGAGGTGCTGTCGCTGCGCGGCGACATCGCCTTCGAGGACGTGCACTTCGCCTACGGCGCCGCCGACGAGGGCGAGGCGGCCCTGGGAGGCGTCGACCTGCGCATCCCGGCCGGGCAGACCGTCGCCTTCGTCGGCGAGACCGGCGCGGGCAAGTCGACCCTCGTCAAGCTCGTGGCCCGCTTCTACGATCCGACCGGCGGCCGGGTCACCGTCGACGGCAGCGATCTGCGGGACCTGGACCTCACCTCGTACCGGCACCGTCTCGGGGTCGTCCCGCAGGAGGCGTACCTCTTCCAGGGCACCGTCCGCGACGCCATCGCCTACGGCCGTCCCGACGCCACCGACGCCGAGGTGGAGGCGGCGGCCCGCGCGGTCGGCGCGCACGACATGATCGCCACGCTGGAGGGCGGCTACCTCCACGAGGTCGCCGAGCGGGGCCGCAACCTGTCCGCCGGGCAGCGCCAGCTGATCGCGCTGGCCCGCGCCGAGCTGGTCGACCCGGACGTCCTGCTGCTCGACGAGGCCACGGCCGCCCTGGACCTGGCCACCGAGGCCCAGGTCAACCAGGCCACCGACCGCCTGGCAGGCCGCCGTACGACCCTCGTCGTCGCCCACCGCCTCACCACCGCCGCCCGCGCCGACCGGGTCGTCGTCATGGACCACGGCCGGGTCGCCGAGGACGGCACCCACGAGGAACTGCTCGCCCGCGGCGGCCGGTACGCGCAGCTGTGGCGGACGTTCATCGGCGCCGCCGAGCCGGAGGAGCCGGTCGGCGCGTCCCGCTGA
- a CDS encoding S28 family serine protease, with the protein MRKALRWLLALTVLIGTLGTAGAATAADAAGTTDIKERLLSIPGMSLVEEKPYTGYRFFVLNYTQPVDHRKPSKGTFQQRITVLHKDVARPTVFFTSGYNVSTTPRRSEPTQIVDGNQVSLEYRFFTPSRPAPADWSKLDIWQAASDQHRVFKALKGIYGKKWISTGGSKGGMTATYYERFYPRDMDGVVAYVAPNDVVNKEDSAYDRFFARVGTKECRDRLNGVQREALVRREPLEKKYAAFAQENGLTFTTIGSLDKAYEATVLDYVWGFWQYSLLSDCDQIPADAKNATDDQIWDSVDTISGFSAYADQGLTTYTPYYYQAGTQLGAPTIRFPHIEKQYIRYGYQPPRNFVPRDIPMKFQPSAMRDVDTWVRHNARHMLFVNGQNDPWSAEPFRVGKGAKDSYVMTAPGMNHGANVAGLVPEQKALATARILDWAGVASGSVQADPQAAKPLAKFDAKLDKRDVQREMTLRP; encoded by the coding sequence ATGCGCAAGGCGCTCAGATGGCTGCTGGCGCTCACGGTGCTCATAGGCACACTGGGCACGGCGGGAGCGGCCACCGCCGCCGACGCCGCCGGCACCACCGACATCAAGGAGAGGCTGCTCTCCATACCGGGCATGAGCCTGGTCGAGGAGAAGCCGTACACCGGCTACCGCTTCTTCGTCCTGAACTACACGCAGCCGGTCGACCACCGCAAGCCGTCCAAGGGCACGTTCCAGCAGCGCATCACCGTGCTGCACAAGGACGTCGCGCGCCCGACGGTGTTCTTCACCAGTGGCTACAACGTCTCCACGACGCCCCGCCGCAGCGAGCCGACCCAGATCGTGGACGGCAACCAGGTCTCCCTGGAGTACCGCTTCTTCACCCCGTCGCGGCCCGCCCCGGCGGACTGGTCCAAGCTGGACATCTGGCAGGCCGCCAGCGACCAGCACCGCGTCTTCAAGGCGCTGAAGGGCATCTACGGCAAGAAGTGGATCTCCACGGGCGGCTCCAAGGGCGGCATGACCGCCACCTACTACGAGCGCTTCTACCCGCGGGACATGGACGGCGTCGTCGCCTACGTCGCCCCCAACGACGTGGTGAACAAGGAGGACTCGGCCTACGACCGCTTCTTCGCCCGCGTCGGCACCAAGGAGTGCCGCGACCGCCTCAACGGCGTGCAGCGCGAGGCGCTGGTGCGCCGCGAACCGCTGGAGAAGAAGTACGCGGCCTTCGCGCAGGAGAACGGCCTCACCTTCACCACCATCGGCAGCCTGGACAAGGCCTATGAGGCGACCGTCCTCGACTACGTGTGGGGCTTCTGGCAGTACAGCCTGCTGTCCGACTGCGACCAGATCCCGGCCGACGCCAAGAACGCCACCGACGACCAGATCTGGGACTCCGTCGACACGATCTCCGGGTTCTCCGCCTACGCCGACCAGGGCCTGACGACCTACACGCCGTACTACTACCAGGCCGGCACCCAGCTCGGCGCGCCGACCATCCGCTTCCCGCACATCGAGAAGCAGTACATCCGCTACGGCTACCAGCCGCCGCGCAACTTCGTCCCCCGGGACATCCCCATGAAGTTCCAGCCGTCGGCGATGCGGGACGTGGACACCTGGGTCCGGCACAACGCCCGCCACATGCTCTTCGTCAACGGCCAGAACGACCCGTGGAGTGCGGAGCCCTTCCGCGTCGGCAAGGGCGCGAAGGACTCCTACGTCATGACCGCCCCCGGCATGAACCACGGCGCCAACGTCGCGGGCCTCGTGCCCGAGCAGAAGGCCCTCGCCACCGCCCGCATCCTCGACTGGGCCGGTGTCGCCTCCGGTTCGGTGCAGGCGGACCCGCAGGCGGCCAAGCCGCTGGCGAAGTTCGACGCCAAGCTCGACAAGCGGGACGTCCAGCGTGAGATGACGCTGCGTCCGTAA
- a CDS encoding LysR family transcriptional regulator: MLDLQRLRALHAVSVHGTVGAAALALGYTPSAVSQQIAKLERETRTVLLEREGRGVRLTDEAKHLVAAAQELLAIVERAETELEERRGRPAGRLTVAAFPSAARGLMPGVLAELGRRHPALDARLCEVDPHLSVDLVAKGAVDLAVAHDWDIAPLPAPPGLEQAVIGDDLCDLLVPEGHPFAGRAAVRREELGGERWICQPPGRVCHDWLLRTLRTAGHEPDIVHQADENPTLVALVAAGLGVALIPRLGRGPLPAGVVAVALDPMPVRRLYALWRTGAARRPAIAETVRVLGELWPGVEAHPPR, encoded by the coding sequence GTGCTCGATCTCCAGCGGCTGCGCGCCCTGCACGCCGTCTCCGTGCACGGCACCGTCGGCGCCGCCGCGCTCGCGCTCGGGTACACGCCCTCCGCGGTGTCCCAGCAGATCGCCAAGCTGGAGCGGGAGACCCGGACCGTGCTGCTGGAGCGGGAGGGGCGGGGCGTGCGGCTCACCGACGAGGCCAAGCACCTGGTGGCGGCCGCACAGGAGTTGCTGGCCATCGTGGAGCGCGCCGAGACCGAACTGGAGGAGCGGCGGGGCCGGCCGGCGGGGCGGCTGACCGTCGCCGCGTTCCCGTCGGCGGCACGCGGGCTGATGCCGGGTGTGCTGGCCGAGCTGGGCCGCAGGCATCCCGCCCTGGACGCCCGGCTCTGCGAGGTCGATCCGCATCTGTCGGTCGACCTGGTGGCGAAGGGCGCCGTCGACCTCGCCGTGGCGCACGACTGGGACATCGCGCCGCTGCCCGCCCCGCCGGGTCTGGAGCAGGCGGTCATCGGGGACGACCTGTGCGATCTGCTCGTCCCCGAGGGGCATCCCTTCGCCGGGCGGGCCGCCGTGCGGCGCGAGGAGCTGGGCGGCGAGCGGTGGATCTGCCAGCCGCCGGGGCGGGTCTGCCACGACTGGCTGCTGCGGACGCTGCGCACGGCCGGGCACGAGCCGGACATCGTCCACCAGGCCGACGAGAACCCCACCCTGGTGGCCCTGGTCGCGGCCGGGCTCGGGGTCGCGCTCATCCCGCGGCTGGGGCGCGGGCCGCTGCCCGCCGGGGTGGTGGCGGTGGCGCTCGATCCGATGCCGGTGCGGCGGCTGTACGCGCTGTGGCGGACGGGTGCGGCGCGGCGTCCGGCCATCGCGGAGACCGTACGGGTGCTCGGTGAGCTGTGGCCGGGAGTGGAGGCTCATCCGCCCCGCTGA
- a CDS encoding EamA family transporter: MRPSHRALAVLVAAVWGVNFTVIEIGLDHFPPLLFSALRFLAAALPAVFLVGRPKVAWKWIVAVGLVLGVAKFGLLFVGMDAGMPAGLSSLVLQIQAVFTAAIAALTLGERPSRVRLLGMLTALAGIAVAAVDEGTSGPLGAFALVVGAAACWGASNVLTRKAAPPDALNFMVWVSTVPVLPLLALSLLTEGPSRDLAALRALDWQGAGTILYVAWITTVFGFGAWGFLLRHHPASTVAPFSLLVPVFGMSSAFLFLGEPVSPLRWCAAALLVGGVGLASLTPRAPGPRRPPLGRLDQHPGRADVERAGPHAEARVAVEVAVVVPGDDRALRAVAEGRRGAGVGPVPGVGRADPHRVAE; encoded by the coding sequence ATGCGCCCGTCACACCGTGCCCTCGCCGTCCTGGTCGCCGCCGTCTGGGGCGTCAACTTCACGGTCATCGAGATCGGCCTGGACCACTTCCCGCCCCTGCTCTTCTCCGCCCTGCGCTTCCTGGCGGCGGCGCTCCCGGCGGTGTTCCTCGTGGGACGCCCGAAGGTGGCGTGGAAGTGGATCGTGGCGGTCGGCCTGGTCCTGGGCGTCGCGAAGTTCGGCCTGCTCTTCGTCGGCATGGACGCGGGCATGCCCGCCGGTCTGTCCTCCCTGGTCCTGCAGATCCAGGCGGTGTTCACGGCGGCGATCGCGGCCCTGACCCTGGGCGAACGGCCGTCCCGCGTCCGCCTGCTGGGCATGCTGACCGCCCTCGCCGGTATCGCCGTGGCGGCCGTGGACGAGGGCACCTCGGGCCCACTCGGCGCGTTCGCCCTGGTCGTCGGCGCGGCGGCGTGCTGGGGCGCCTCGAACGTCCTCACCCGCAAGGCCGCTCCGCCGGACGCCCTGAACTTCATGGTCTGGGTCAGCACGGTCCCGGTCCTCCCCCTGCTGGCCCTCTCCCTCCTCACCGAGGGCCCCTCGCGCGACCTGGCGGCCCTGCGCGCGCTGGACTGGCAGGGCGCGGGCACGATCCTCTACGTCGCCTGGATCACCACGGTCTTCGGCTTCGGCGCATGGGGTTTCCTGCTGCGCCACCACCCCGCCTCCACGGTGGCGCCGTTCTCCCTCCTGGTCCCCGTCTTCGGCATGTCGTCGGCGTTCCTGTTCCTCGGCGAGCCGGTGAGCCCCCTGCGGTGGTGCGCGGCGGCGCTGCTGGTGGGCGGAGTGGGGCTGGCCTCCCTCACCCCGCGGGCCCCCGGGCCCCGGCGGCCGCCCCTAGGACGCCTCGACCAGCATCCCGGGCGGGCTGATGTGGAACGTGCGGGCCCGCACGCCGAAGCCCGTGTCGCCGTCGAGGTGGCTGTCGTCGTCCCAGGTGATGATCGCGCTCTCCGGGCCGTTGCCGAAGGCCGTCGCGGTGCAGGTGTGGGACCGGTTCCCGGGGTCGGCCGTGCTGACCCGCACCGGGTCGCCGAGTGA
- a CDS encoding esterase-like activity of phytase family protein, producing MPLRTHLALLTAGLAAVTCLTAAGPAQATSHSCSPSVAIDRFSDALDKTAYDDTFVGNLSALAVDRDGSLAALSDRSSLFRLDARTLGPRSVTPLADETGAALDSEGLVVDRDGTYLVTSETEPSVRRYSRTGEILDRLPVPDDLRVSPAGRGQPNGTFEGLTLLPGGRTLVASMEYALAGDPADTLRFQTWTRHGSHFRLAARYTYRTDPGLGVPEIQATPDGRLLVLERGFTAGVGNTVRLYLADPRHAMRKTLLTDLVTCPSLGATARQPQPNPLLDNIEGMTITGRTRNTLKVLLVSDDNQNAAQTTRFYFLRVRI from the coding sequence ATGCCCCTGAGAACCCACCTCGCCCTCCTCACGGCAGGCCTGGCGGCGGTCACCTGTCTGACCGCCGCCGGCCCAGCACAGGCCACGTCCCACTCCTGCTCGCCGTCCGTCGCCATCGACCGCTTCTCCGACGCGCTCGACAAGACGGCCTACGACGACACCTTCGTCGGCAACCTCTCCGCGCTGGCCGTGGACCGGGACGGCTCCCTGGCGGCCCTCTCCGACCGCTCCTCACTGTTCCGCCTGGACGCGAGGACCCTCGGCCCCCGGTCCGTGACCCCCCTCGCCGACGAGACCGGAGCCGCGCTCGACTCCGAGGGCCTGGTCGTGGACCGCGACGGCACGTACCTCGTCACCTCCGAGACCGAGCCGTCGGTACGCCGCTACTCCCGCACCGGCGAGATCCTCGACCGCCTCCCCGTCCCGGACGACCTGCGCGTGAGCCCCGCGGGCCGGGGACAGCCCAACGGCACCTTCGAGGGCCTCACCCTGCTGCCCGGCGGCCGCACCCTCGTCGCCTCCATGGAGTACGCCCTCGCCGGCGACCCCGCCGACACCCTCCGCTTCCAGACCTGGACCCGCCACGGGAGCCACTTCCGGCTCGCCGCCCGGTACACCTACCGCACGGACCCCGGCCTCGGCGTACCCGAGATCCAGGCCACGCCCGACGGCCGCCTCCTGGTCCTGGAACGCGGCTTCACCGCCGGCGTGGGCAACACCGTCCGCCTGTACCTGGCCGACCCGCGCCACGCGATGAGGAAAACCCTGCTCACCGACCTCGTCACCTGCCCGTCACTGGGGGCGACGGCCAGGCAGCCCCAGCCGAACCCCCTCCTGGACAACATCGAGGGCATGACGATCACGGGCCGCACGCGGAACACCCTGAAGGTCCTGCTGGTCAGCGACGACAACCAGAACGCGGCCCAGACGACCCGCTTCTACTTCCTGCGCGTACGGATCTGA
- a CDS encoding glycoside hydrolase family 3 protein translates to MHDTGTGNTGNTAQPSRRTLLAATAGVTAALAAAGPARAAAPDDSRLRALVSRMTLEEKVGQLFVMRVYGHSATAPDQADIDANLKEIGVRTAAELVAKYRVGGIIYFAWAHNTREPHQIADLSNGIQKASLELPRGLPVLISTDQEHGIVARVGRPATLFPGAMAVGAGGSRSDARTLGRIAGAELRAMGIRQDYSPVADVNVNPANPVIGVRSFGADPRAVSALVAAEVAGYQGSGVAATAKHFPGHGDTNVDSHTGFPTITHSRELWERLDAPPFRAAIAAGIDSIMTAHLMVPALDDSGDPATLSRPILTGILRERLGYDGVVVTDSLGMEGVRTKYGDDRVPVLALKAGVDQLLNPPDLDLAWNAVLTAVREGELTEARLDASILRVLRLKSKLGLFRSPYVGQAGVDRTVGTRAHLAAADRIAERTTTLLVNEGRLLPLSRRRHPKVLVVGADPASPSGTTGPPTGVLAGALGALGFTATALSTGTAPSAATIAKAVAAARDTDAVVVATYNVTAGSGQKALVEQLVATGRPVVAVAVRNPYDVAQLPSVPACLAAYSWTDVELRAAARVIAGRVKPRGKLPVAVQRADDPEQVLYPIGYGLSY, encoded by the coding sequence GTGCACGACACCGGCACGGGAAACACGGGAAACACGGCTCAGCCCTCCAGACGCACCCTCCTCGCCGCCACGGCCGGCGTCACCGCCGCCCTCGCGGCCGCCGGGCCCGCGCGGGCCGCCGCCCCTGACGACAGCCGGCTGCGCGCCCTCGTCTCCCGCATGACGCTGGAGGAGAAGGTCGGCCAGCTCTTCGTGATGCGGGTCTACGGCCACTCCGCCACCGCCCCCGACCAGGCCGACATCGACGCCAACCTCAAGGAGATCGGGGTCCGTACGGCCGCCGAGCTGGTGGCGAAGTACCGGGTCGGCGGCATCATCTACTTCGCGTGGGCGCACAACACCCGCGAGCCGCACCAGATCGCGGACCTGTCCAATGGCATCCAGAAGGCGTCCCTGGAGCTGCCGCGCGGTCTGCCGGTGCTCATCTCCACCGACCAGGAGCACGGGATCGTCGCCCGGGTCGGCAGGCCCGCCACGCTCTTCCCGGGCGCCATGGCCGTCGGCGCGGGCGGGTCGCGGTCCGATGCGCGCACCCTCGGCCGGATCGCGGGCGCCGAGCTGCGGGCGATGGGGATCCGGCAGGACTACTCCCCCGTGGCCGACGTGAACGTCAACCCGGCCAACCCGGTCATCGGCGTACGGTCCTTCGGTGCCGATCCGCGGGCCGTGTCCGCGCTGGTGGCCGCCGAGGTCGCCGGGTACCAGGGGTCCGGGGTCGCCGCGACCGCCAAGCACTTCCCCGGGCACGGGGACACCAACGTCGACAGCCACACCGGCTTCCCCACCATCACCCACAGCCGCGAGTTGTGGGAGAGGCTGGACGCCCCGCCGTTCCGGGCGGCGATCGCCGCGGGCATCGACTCGATCATGACCGCCCACCTGATGGTCCCGGCCCTCGACGACTCCGGCGATCCGGCGACCCTCTCCCGGCCCATCCTCACCGGCATCCTGCGCGAACGCCTCGGCTACGACGGAGTCGTGGTCACCGACTCCCTCGGCATGGAGGGCGTACGCACCAAGTACGGCGACGACCGGGTGCCGGTGCTCGCGCTGAAGGCGGGCGTGGACCAGCTCCTCAACCCGCCCGATCTGGACCTGGCCTGGAACGCCGTCCTGACCGCCGTGCGCGAGGGCGAGCTGACCGAGGCCCGGCTCGACGCATCGATCCTGCGGGTGCTGCGGCTGAAGTCGAAGCTGGGACTGTTCCGTTCGCCGTACGTCGGTCAGGCCGGTGTGGACCGGACCGTCGGCACCCGGGCGCATCTGGCGGCGGCCGACCGGATCGCCGAGCGGACGACGACGCTGCTCGTCAACGAGGGGCGGCTGCTGCCCCTGTCGCGGCGCCGGCACCCCAAGGTGCTGGTGGTCGGCGCGGACCCTGCCTCGCCGTCCGGCACGACGGGGCCGCCCACCGGCGTGCTCGCGGGCGCGCTGGGCGCGCTGGGCTTCACGGCCACGGCCCTGTCGACCGGCACCGCCCCCTCCGCGGCGACCATCGCGAAGGCGGTCGCCGCGGCGCGGGACACCGACGCGGTCGTGGTGGCCACGTACAACGTCACGGCGGGCAGCGGCCAGAAGGCGCTGGTGGAGCAGCTCGTGGCCACCGGCAGGCCGGTCGTGGCGGTGGCCGTCCGCAACCCGTACGACGTGGCCCAGCTGCCGTCCGTGCCGGCCTGCCTGGCCGCCTACTCCTGGACCGACGTCGAACTGCGGGCCGCCGCACGGGTGATCGCCGGGCGGGTGAAACCGCGCGGGAAGCTGCCGGTGGCGGTGCAGCGGGCGGATGATCCGGAGCAGGTGCTGTACCCCATCGGCTACGGGCTGTCGTACTAG